The region ACTTCTGAGACAATCGTGGTTGAATGGAACTGGGATTTCGTCGCCCGTCTGAAAGACGGGATGGTCCTGAAGGCTTGTTTTGCGAGAGAGTGTGTGGAGGAGTCAATTGAATCTGAATTCGCAGAGAATCTGAAAAGGAGACTTGAACGTTATTTTAAGGGCAGAGCGGTCGATTTTACCGATGTAAACGTCCTCTATCCAACACCGTTTTCCGAGAGGGTTTTGAGGGTCGTCAGATCAATACCTTTCGGGTTGGTCGAGAGCTATTCCTCAATTGCAGAAAAGGTTGGAACGTCTCCGAGGGCTGTTGGGGTGGCTCTCAGATCAAATCTGGTACCGGTAATCGTTCCGTGCCACCGGGTGGTTTCAAAAGCGGGCATCGGTGGTTACTCTCAGGGTGAGAGCATTAAAAAAGCCCTTCTCGAACTCGAATCAAAGTTTCATGGGAAACTTTAAAAATCGCAGTTATTGCTTTCCCTGTGGATCTGCTCAAGTACATATTTCTGATAAACAGGCATGTCAGGAAAGAGGTTCAGAGGGAGCTCGGGGGAAAGCTGAACTTCCTCGAATTTAAGGTTCTTCTGACTGTTTACAGGGGTGTGGAGTCCCAGATTGATATTGTGGAGGAAACCGGACTTAGCAAGGGCACAGTCTCCAAGGCGCTTAAAAAGCTTGAAGAGGGTGGTTTTATCGTAAGAAAGAGGTCTGGCAGAAAATACGCTGTTGTGCTGACCGAAAGTGGCCAGAGCATCATGCAAGAGTTTGAAAATCTCACAGACGTGCTGGGCAGAAAGATGCTTGCAGGTTTCGAGGATGAGGAAATAAACGCCCTGGAGAGGTTTTTCAGAAAAATGCTTGAAAATCTGGAGGAGAGATGATGAAAACAGAGGGCGTAAGGATACTTCTCGGTGAGCCTGAGAAGGCAATCATAAAGCTTTCAATCCCCATGATGATCAGCAACCTCGTCTTCAACCTGTACAATTTCGCTGATGGAGTCTGGGTTGCGGGACTTGGTGCAGAGTCCCTGTCTGCAATCGGACTCTTTATGCCCCTTTTCCTGATGTTCATCTCTCTTTCAATGGGTCTCGGAATTGGAGCCAGCTCGGCCATTTCGAGAAGAATAGGTGCGAAGGACAAGCGTGGTGCAGACAATGTGGCCTTGCATGCACTGCTGATGTCCATTGCTGTTGGAATAATTATTACATCAACGCTCTTCAGGCTTGAGGAGATTCTCTCACTTCTCGGTGCGAGAGGTGAGGTTTTGCAGGAGGCTCTGGTGTATTCGAGGATAATCGTTGCCGGAGGGATGCTCATAGTCTTCAACAATGTGGCAGTCGGGATACTGAACGGAGAGGGGAGTGCGAAGAAAACAATGTATGCGAACGTTGCCGGCTCGCTGATGAACATAGTCTTGGACCCGATTCTGATATACTGGGCAGGTTTGGGCATTGCGGGAGCAGCGTTTGCGAGCGTGCTTTCGATGCTGATATCAACTGCAGTGATTATTTACTGGCTCTTTTTCAGCAACAGAACGTTTGTGGAGGTGAAACCCGCACATTTCAGACTGAGCAGGAAGATATTTTTCGACATTCTGAGAGTGGGAATACCGTCAGCTTTTGCAATGCTCACGATGTCGGTCGCGGTGATTGTGATAAACTCTCTGATCATAAGGGTTGACAGTGCGGATGGCGTTGCTGTTTTTACCAGCGCGTGGAGATTCGTTCAGTTCGGTTTCATACCCCTTTTCGGTTTTGCCGGGGCTGCCACTGCCGTTATCGGTGCAGCCTTTGGTGCGAGAAATATTGACAAGCTTGAGAGGGCATACCGGTATGCCATCAAGCTCGGGGTGAAGATAGAGGTAGTTTTTCTTGCCATCACGTATCTTGCTGCTCCATACATTGCCATGGCCTTCACGTACAGTCAGGCAAGCGCCAGGCTTTACGATGATATTGTCCTCGCACTCAGAATCCTTCCTGTTTTTCTTCCATTTGCGCCCTTGGGAATCACCACATCCTCTATGTTTCAGGGAGTGGGCAGGGGGGAGTATTCGTTCGTTATAACGCTCATGCGGACAATACTCTTTCAGATAACCCTCGCATACATCCTCGGAATCTTCCTTGGATTCGGTCTCAGGGGCATCTTTACCGGCATAGCGACCGGAAACATAATGAGCGGGATCATCGCAGTAACCTGGGGTCTGACTTTTATTAAAAATCTTAGGAGAGATGCTGCATGAGAAGGTCAGTTTTAATGGCCGTCACCATCACCTCGTTCATGACTCCCTTCACTCTCTCGTCTGTGAATGTGGCCCTGCCTCTTATAGCTTTTCAGCTCAAGGCAAACACAACCGAAATGAACTGGATTGCGACGAGTTTCCTCATCTCATCAGCCATTTTTCTTATTCCGTTTGGCAGGCTGGCAGATATTCGTGGCAGGAGGATGCTCTTCATAACCGGAACTGCTATATTTTCTCTTGCATCGTTGTTCGCAGCATTTTCCTTGACTCCAGAAATGCTCATTGCATTCAGAT is a window of Geoglobus acetivorans DNA encoding:
- a CDS encoding MarR family transcriptional regulator — encoded protein: MDLLKYIFLINRHVRKEVQRELGGKLNFLEFKVLLTVYRGVESQIDIVEETGLSKGTVSKALKKLEEGGFIVRKRSGRKYAVVLTESGQSIMQEFENLTDVLGRKMLAGFEDEEINALERFFRKMLENLEER
- a CDS encoding methylated-DNA--[protein]-cysteine S-methyltransferase — translated: MQTRTSETIVVEWNWDFVARLKDGMVLKACFARECVEESIESEFAENLKRRLERYFKGRAVDFTDVNVLYPTPFSERVLRVVRSIPFGLVESYSSIAEKVGTSPRAVGVALRSNLVPVIVPCHRVVSKAGIGGYSQGESIKKALLELESKFHGKL
- a CDS encoding MATE family efflux transporter: MKTEGVRILLGEPEKAIIKLSIPMMISNLVFNLYNFADGVWVAGLGAESLSAIGLFMPLFLMFISLSMGLGIGASSAISRRIGAKDKRGADNVALHALLMSIAVGIIITSTLFRLEEILSLLGARGEVLQEALVYSRIIVAGGMLIVFNNVAVGILNGEGSAKKTMYANVAGSLMNIVLDPILIYWAGLGIAGAAFASVLSMLISTAVIIYWLFFSNRTFVEVKPAHFRLSRKIFFDILRVGIPSAFAMLTMSVAVIVINSLIIRVDSADGVAVFTSAWRFVQFGFIPLFGFAGAATAVIGAAFGARNIDKLERAYRYAIKLGVKIEVVFLAITYLAAPYIAMAFTYSQASARLYDDIVLALRILPVFLPFAPLGITTSSMFQGVGRGEYSFVITLMRTILFQITLAYILGIFLGFGLRGIFTGIATGNIMSGIIAVTWGLTFIKNLRRDAA